The following proteins come from a genomic window of Varunaivibrio sulfuroxidans:
- a CDS encoding antitoxin Xre/MbcA/ParS toxin-binding domain-containing protein: MANFTLDETRALQYHRALVGLLRTQPDLIKRAGEQLERMRLKTPRALSIWQRWESILAMPLDDLAEVILEDSPAGGHLRANSPLGNALTPAQRNRIWRAIGMQQFVDFFLTAANDLGLSATEQACLTGIDEAEISQWFRYPPDDVTPPVLARLKDIVSIQRALRGLFDSMDARQSWLRAPHESLGDAPLAVMMSGNLDAVREMLADQLRPTLERSDLPRSM; the protein is encoded by the coding sequence ATGGCAAATTTTACCCTCGATGAAACGCGGGCGTTGCAATACCACCGTGCGCTGGTTGGCTTGCTTCGCACACAGCCGGATCTCATTAAACGTGCGGGCGAACAGCTCGAACGAATGCGCCTGAAGACGCCGCGCGCGCTGTCGATCTGGCAGCGCTGGGAAAGCATTTTGGCGATGCCGTTGGACGACCTTGCCGAAGTCATTCTTGAGGACAGCCCGGCGGGCGGCCATTTGCGGGCGAACTCTCCCTTGGGCAACGCCCTGACACCGGCGCAACGCAACCGAATTTGGCGCGCCATCGGGATGCAGCAGTTTGTCGATTTCTTTTTGACCGCGGCCAACGACCTGGGTTTGAGCGCAACCGAGCAGGCGTGTTTGACCGGTATTGACGAAGCCGAAATTTCCCAATGGTTCCGCTATCCGCCCGATGATGTCACGCCGCCGGTTCTCGCCCGCCTGAAGGATATCGTCTCCATTCAACGAGCCTTGCGCGGGCTGTTCGACAGTATGGACGCCCGTCAATCTTGGTTGCGGGCCCCCCACGAAAGCCTCGGCGACGCCCCGCTCGCGGTAATGATGTCGGGTAATTTGGATGCGGTGCGCGAGATGTTGGCCGACCAATTGCGCCCGACGCTGGAACGAAGCGATTTGCCGCGAAGCATGTAG
- a CDS encoding class I SAM-dependent methyltransferase, translating into MGFFDRYILPTAIDLAMRSPTVRAERERYVPQARGEVLEIGAGSGLNMPFYDAERVNTVTALEPHPGLRKKAATAARTMPFAVQFLDLEAEKIPLDDNTMDTVLSTWTLCSIAGVTTALAEIRRVLKPGGTFIFVEHGLAPEAGVARWQNRLDTPWGWCSGGCHLNRDPGALIRAAGFDIDMLHTGYADGPKILTYMYRGAAHTT; encoded by the coding sequence ATGGGTTTTTTCGACCGATACATCTTACCCACCGCGATCGATCTGGCGATGCGCTCGCCTACCGTGCGGGCCGAGCGCGAACGCTACGTTCCCCAGGCCCGAGGCGAGGTTCTTGAAATCGGGGCCGGGTCGGGACTCAACATGCCTTTTTACGACGCTGAACGCGTCAACACCGTCACGGCCTTGGAACCCCATCCGGGCCTACGCAAAAAAGCGGCGACGGCGGCGCGCACCATGCCCTTCGCCGTTCAGTTTTTGGATCTTGAGGCGGAAAAAATTCCCCTCGACGACAACACCATGGACACCGTGCTGAGCACCTGGACCTTGTGTTCGATCGCCGGCGTCACAACCGCCCTGGCCGAAATACGCCGCGTCCTCAAACCCGGCGGAACATTTATTTTCGTCGAGCATGGCCTCGCACCCGAAGCCGGCGTCGCACGCTGGCAAAATCGCCTCGACACGCCGTGGGGTTGGTGCAGCGGGGGATGCCACCTCAACCGCGACCCGGGCGCGCTAATCCGCGCCGCCGGTTTCGACATCGACATGCTCCACACCGGTTATGCCGACGGGCCGAAAATACTGACCTACATGTATAGGGGCGCCGCGCACACCACCTGA
- the rpoN gene encoding RNA polymerase factor sigma-54, with amino-acid sequence MVLSPRLDLRQSQSLVMTPQLQQAIKLLQLNNLELSAYVEQEMTQNPLLEREDGVLADDDRGDNHRDGSHEGGDFSSSGQDFDGALGGEGPRPADDGGSASGGGEDDHGAVRDLNLDEGAAGEHTRSEGALDVDYDNTWNSAEDGGEKAAAPQTEGHSTSGDRDDWGARSNGGAGGGGAGQYGGELPSLEQTLAGEVSLRDYLMSQVRLMVSTPGDEIIAVSLIDSLDEIGYMRGDLADIAERLGVSVDAVEAVLTVMQGIDPAGLFARDLGECLALQLIDKDRFDPAMKTLLGNLDLLARRDYARLRKICGVDGDDLGEMINELQALDPKPGRRFDHSITQAIVPDVFMRAGADGQWIIELNGDTLPRVLINNSYYAEVSRAVAKGKNKGEEKRYINECYQSASWLVKALHQRATTIMKVASEIVRMQDGFFVHGVSALRPLVLRDVADAIGMHESTVSRVTSNKYIATPRGIFELKYFFTSAISSADGGDAYSAEAVKSRIKSLVDGEPAHKILSDDKIVDLLKDEGMDIARRTVAKYRDALGIPSSVTRRREKRQQS; translated from the coding sequence ATGGTTCTGTCGCCGCGGCTCGATTTGCGTCAAAGCCAGTCCTTGGTGATGACGCCGCAGTTGCAGCAAGCCATCAAGCTGTTGCAGCTGAATAATCTTGAGCTATCGGCCTATGTCGAACAGGAAATGACGCAAAACCCCCTGTTGGAGCGCGAGGACGGTGTTTTAGCCGACGACGATCGTGGCGACAATCATCGCGATGGCTCGCATGAGGGCGGCGATTTCTCTTCCTCCGGACAGGATTTTGACGGTGCGCTCGGCGGCGAGGGCCCGCGTCCGGCGGATGACGGAGGCTCTGCATCCGGCGGCGGCGAAGACGATCACGGCGCGGTTCGAGACCTTAACCTGGACGAAGGGGCCGCGGGAGAGCATACCCGCAGCGAGGGCGCGCTGGATGTGGATTATGACAACACCTGGAACAGCGCCGAGGATGGCGGCGAGAAAGCGGCGGCGCCGCAAACCGAAGGGCACAGCACCTCGGGCGATCGGGATGACTGGGGCGCGCGCTCCAATGGCGGCGCGGGCGGCGGCGGCGCGGGCCAGTATGGCGGTGAATTGCCCAGTCTCGAACAAACCTTGGCCGGCGAGGTCAGCTTACGCGACTATCTGATGAGCCAGGTCCGTCTGATGGTCTCGACCCCGGGTGATGAGATCATCGCCGTCAGCCTGATCGATTCCCTGGATGAAATCGGCTATATGCGCGGCGATCTCGCCGATATCGCCGAGCGTCTCGGGGTAAGCGTTGATGCGGTGGAGGCGGTTTTGACGGTGATGCAGGGGATCGATCCGGCGGGATTGTTCGCGCGCGATCTTGGCGAATGTCTGGCTTTGCAGTTGATCGATAAGGACCGCTTCGATCCGGCGATGAAGACCCTGCTTGGCAATCTCGATCTTCTGGCGCGACGCGACTATGCGCGGTTGCGAAAGATTTGCGGCGTCGATGGCGACGATCTCGGCGAAATGATAAATGAGCTGCAAGCGCTCGACCCCAAGCCGGGGCGGCGTTTCGATCATTCTATCACCCAGGCGATCGTGCCCGACGTCTTTATGCGCGCGGGGGCCGATGGACAGTGGATCATCGAACTGAACGGTGATACCTTGCCGCGGGTTTTGATCAACAACAGCTATTACGCCGAAGTCTCGCGCGCCGTGGCCAAGGGAAAAAACAAGGGCGAGGAAAAGCGTTATATCAATGAGTGTTATCAATCCGCGAGTTGGTTGGTGAAAGCGCTCCATCAGCGCGCCACGACGATCATGAAAGTCGCCAGTGAAATCGTGCGCATGCAGGACGGTTTTTTCGTTCATGGCGTCAGCGCCTTGCGCCCCTTGGTCCTTCGTGATGTCGCCGATGCGATCGGGATGCACGAGAGTACGGTTTCACGCGTGACGTCGAACAAATACATCGCCACGCCGCGGGGCATTTTCGAGTTAAAATATTTTTTCACGTCCGCCATTTCCAGCGCCGACGGCGGCGACGCCTACTCCGCCGAGGCGGTGAAAAGCCGGATAAAATCCCTTGTTGATGGCGAGCCGGCGCACAAAATACTATCCGACGACAAAATCGTCGATCTGTTAAAGGACGAGGGTATGGACATCGCCCGTCGCACTGTCGCCAAGTACCGTGACGCCTTGGGCATCCCATCTTCCGTGACGCGTCGTCGGGAAAAGAGGCAACAATCATAA
- the lptB gene encoding LPS export ABC transporter ATP-binding protein — MALETTNSTADGAKSPNSGRPGGATGDLGAGAPRLVRDNRGLSAHNLGKRFKKRPVVSGASLSLQRGEVVGLLGPNGAGKTTCFYMITGLISPDYGSIVLDGEDITDLPMYRRARLGVGYLPQEASIFRGLTVENNIRAVLETVEPSWEKRETTLDTLLAEFSITHIRRTPAQALSGGERRRVEIARALASNPHFILLDEPFAGIDPIAVGDIRELVVHLKDRGIGVLITDHNVRETLDVIERAYIIHDGRMLMEGAPSDIVGNEDVRRVYLGDRFRL, encoded by the coding sequence ATGGCGCTTGAAACGACCAACTCTACAGCCGATGGGGCCAAGTCCCCAAATTCAGGTCGGCCCGGAGGCGCGACCGGGGACCTTGGCGCGGGCGCACCCCGTCTGGTGCGCGATAATCGTGGACTGTCCGCGCATAATCTGGGCAAACGGTTTAAGAAACGTCCCGTGGTTTCGGGCGCCAGCCTGTCGCTCCAGCGCGGCGAGGTGGTCGGCCTTTTGGGCCCCAACGGGGCCGGAAAAACAACATGCTTTTATATGATTACCGGTTTGATTTCGCCGGACTATGGGTCCATCGTGCTCGACGGCGAGGATATCACGGATCTTCCTATGTATCGTCGCGCGCGCCTGGGAGTCGGCTATCTGCCGCAGGAAGCCTCTATTTTTAGGGGGCTGACGGTGGAAAATAATATTCGTGCCGTGCTCGAAACGGTCGAACCGTCCTGGGAGAAACGCGAAACGACCCTGGATACCTTACTTGCGGAATTTTCGATTACCCATATTCGGCGGACGCCGGCGCAGGCCCTTTCGGGGGGGGAGCGACGGCGTGTCGAAATTGCCCGGGCCCTCGCGTCCAACCCCCATTTTATCCTTCTCGACGAGCCGTTCGCCGGAATCGATCCGATCGCGGTTGGGGATATCCGTGAGTTGGTCGTACATCTAAAGGACCGGGGCATCGGCGTTTTGATTACCGACCACAATGTGCGCGAGACGCTCGACGTGATCGAGCGGGCTTATATCATTCACGATGGGCGAATGCTGATGGAAGGCGCGCCCTCCGATATCGTCGGCAACGAGGATGTGCGCCGTGTTTACTTGGGCGACCGTTTTAGGTTGTAA
- a CDS encoding Hsp20 family protein, with the protein MSRLTGFNSPLLLGFDHLEQILDRVSKNSAEGYPPYNIEQLDENRLRITLAVAGFALSDLKVSIEDNQLVVRGRQSEDDSERVFLHRGIGTRQFQRSFVLAEGIEVSEAMIDNGLLHIDLNRPIVEPEVRTIEIKAARKKNGTSTIEMG; encoded by the coding sequence ATGTCCCGGCTTACCGGTTTTAATAGCCCGCTTTTGCTTGGCTTCGATCATTTGGAGCAAATTCTCGACCGCGTATCGAAAAATTCGGCCGAAGGCTATCCGCCTTACAACATTGAGCAACTCGACGAAAACAGGTTACGCATTACCCTTGCCGTCGCCGGTTTTGCGTTATCCGACCTGAAAGTGTCGATCGAAGACAACCAGCTGGTCGTGCGCGGGCGGCAATCCGAGGACGACAGCGAAAGGGTTTTTCTCCACCGTGGGATTGGGACTCGGCAGTTTCAACGCAGCTTCGTGCTCGCCGAAGGAATTGAGGTTTCCGAAGCGATGATCGACAACGGCCTTTTGCACATCGATCTCAATCGACCCATCGTCGAGCCTGAGGTGCGGACGATCGAAATCAAGGCCGCGCGAAAGAAAAACGGAACCTCGACCATCGAGATGGGTTGA
- the hpf gene encoding ribosome hibernation-promoting factor, HPF/YfiA family, with protein sequence MDITVKGKQIDVGDSLRGYVEENLTGGVVKYFEKAIDATVVFSKPTHDFSVDITVHAGRGVSVQGHGEGADAHTAFDGALERISKQLRRYKRRLTDHHKRVPEVTSAQYAIIAQETSDEEPVEDSHPAIVAEMVQEIATLSVSEAVMRLDLGDLPVVVFRNGANGGVNVVYRRHDGNVGWVDPTNVAP encoded by the coding sequence ATGGATATTACAGTTAAAGGCAAACAAATCGACGTTGGCGATTCCCTGCGCGGATACGTCGAAGAAAATTTAACCGGTGGGGTCGTCAAGTATTTTGAAAAGGCAATTGACGCAACGGTCGTATTTTCCAAGCCGACGCACGATTTTTCCGTTGATATCACGGTTCATGCCGGGCGCGGAGTATCGGTGCAGGGTCATGGCGAAGGCGCCGATGCACACACCGCCTTCGACGGCGCCCTGGAGCGAATCTCCAAGCAATTGCGCCGTTATAAGCGGCGCTTGACCGATCACCACAAACGTGTTCCAGAGGTAACCTCCGCCCAGTATGCGATTATCGCCCAGGAAACCTCCGACGAGGAACCGGTGGAAGATTCGCATCCCGCGATCGTCGCGGAAATGGTTCAGGAGATCGCCACCCTTTCGGTTAGCGAAGCGGTGATGCGCCTCGATCTTGGCGATCTTCCGGTCGTTGTTTTTCGCAATGGGGCGAACGGGGGCGTCAACGTTGTTTATCGCCGCCACGACGGCAATGTGGGTTGGGTCGATCCGACGAATGTCGCCCCTTGA
- a CDS encoding DUF1150 family protein encodes MNHNSNFPSLVDPTAAPKQMSNQDLALLGIEDVAYIKTVKGDDETLFVICAADGTHLATINDRETAFATVRQNDLEPISVH; translated from the coding sequence ATGAACCACAACTCCAATTTTCCGTCCCTCGTCGATCCGACAGCCGCCCCCAAGCAAATGTCGAATCAAGACCTTGCCCTGCTGGGCATCGAAGACGTCGCCTACATCAAAACGGTGAAAGGCGATGACGAGACCCTTTTCGTCATCTGCGCCGCCGACGGCACGCACCTCGCCACGATTAACGATCGGGAAACCGCTTTCGCGACGGTCCGGCAGAACGACCTGGAACCGATCAGCGTTCATTAG
- the ptsN gene encoding PTS IIA-like nitrogen regulatory protein PtsN — protein sequence MEISDLLSESSIIANLRVTSKKQAMQELSRKASEVCGLHERAIFDVLMERERLGTTGVGNAIAIPHGKLANLDRLYGVFARLENPVDFNAIDDQPVDLIFMLLAPETAGADHLKALARVSRLLRDGATCDKLRGSDDPAALYALLTDSSATRAA from the coding sequence ATGGAAATCAGCGATCTTTTGAGTGAGTCCAGCATAATCGCCAACTTGCGGGTGACCAGCAAGAAACAGGCGATGCAGGAATTATCAAGGAAAGCATCGGAAGTTTGCGGACTGCATGAACGCGCGATTTTTGATGTCCTGATGGAGCGTGAGCGCTTGGGCACCACCGGCGTCGGCAACGCGATCGCCATTCCTCACGGAAAACTGGCGAATCTCGATCGTTTGTACGGGGTTTTCGCCCGTCTTGAAAATCCCGTTGATTTTAATGCGATCGACGATCAGCCGGTGGACCTTATTTTCATGTTGTTGGCTCCGGAAACCGCCGGGGCCGATCACCTGAAGGCCCTGGCTCGGGTGTCGCGGTTGTTGCGCGACGGGGCGACGTGCGACAAATTGCGCGGTTCCGACGACCCCGCGGCGTTATATGCCTTGCTGACCGATTCTTCGGCGACCCGGGCGGCATAA
- the lptC gene encoding LPS export ABC transporter periplasmic protein LptC, whose protein sequence is MSLPPLPPPPPFPFRRTAGAPGDEPPPPARRPPLAQKHAVYADTHARAAYTPGYSRFVAWMKIVLPLIAVMLLAMVAAWPYLQRKDNLFRLGFSALTMSDTETSGMVNVRYVGTDGKGQPFSVTADLARSSDKSAAVIDLELPKADITLKDGSWVALTADTGRYLRAKGVLDLKGKVNVFHDSGYELKTDAAELNLKQGTVVSHTTVRGQGPIGEIRSQGMTLFDKGKTIVFTGKTYLTLYPGPRKGPRVSGGTQQ, encoded by the coding sequence GTGAGCCTCCCCCCCCTTCCCCCGCCGCCGCCATTTCCCTTCCGCCGTACCGCGGGGGCGCCGGGGGACGAACCTCCGCCGCCGGCGCGCCGACCGCCCCTTGCGCAAAAGCATGCGGTTTACGCGGACACCCATGCGCGCGCCGCCTATACGCCGGGGTATTCGCGTTTCGTCGCCTGGATGAAGATCGTCTTGCCCTTGATCGCCGTGATGCTGTTGGCGATGGTCGCCGCGTGGCCGTATCTACAAAGAAAAGACAACCTGTTTCGTCTCGGCTTTTCGGCCCTGACCATGAGCGACACCGAGACGTCGGGAATGGTCAACGTGCGCTATGTCGGGACCGACGGTAAGGGGCAGCCGTTTAGCGTCACGGCGGATCTTGCCCGTTCCAGCGACAAGTCGGCGGCGGTGATCGATCTTGAATTGCCCAAGGCGGACATTACGCTTAAAGATGGCTCGTGGGTGGCGCTGACCGCCGATACCGGGCGTTATCTGCGCGCAAAAGGGGTGCTCGATCTTAAGGGAAAGGTCAACGTGTTTCACGATTCGGGATACGAGTTAAAAACCGATGCGGCCGAATTGAACCTGAAACAGGGGACGGTGGTTAGCCACACCACGGTGCGCGGACAAGGCCCGATCGGAGAAATTCGCTCTCAGGGGATGACGCTGTTCGACAAGGGGAAAACCATTGTTTTCACCGGAAAAACCTATCTGACCTTGTATCCGGGGCCACGTAAGGGGCCAAGGGTGTCGGGGGGGACGCAACAATGA
- a CDS encoding LptA/OstA family protein: protein MRIFDRVLPRAFRVVWVGLAVVVLSAVATAHAQGLNFNGVGGNSPIEIEADNGIEWQQRSLMFIARGNAHATRGNVTIRADELRAYYRQIKGGGTEIWRLDAVGHVQVTTPGETAYGGHAVYDVDNAVLVLSEGNPVRLLTATTEITARKQIEYWDKKQVAVARGSAQVIQDAKKLSGDVITARIRKNAQGKTEIWQVEAFDNVVIHTQQDVVTAARGVYNLTSGVARLSGSVTITRGPNRLNGCRADVNLKTGISTLLSCPGAPAKAPAPGGMGNGQGGRRGAQSQGPSGERVHGVLIPNSKLKTKPQGK, encoded by the coding sequence ATGAGAATATTCGATCGAGTTCTACCGAGAGCGTTCCGGGTCGTGTGGGTCGGGCTCGCCGTCGTGGTATTGAGCGCGGTGGCCACCGCCCATGCTCAAGGTCTTAATTTTAACGGCGTCGGGGGAAATTCGCCGATCGAGATCGAGGCCGATAACGGCATCGAATGGCAGCAGCGCAGCCTGATGTTTATCGCGCGGGGCAATGCGCACGCCACCCGGGGAAACGTGACCATCCGTGCGGACGAGCTGCGGGCTTATTACCGTCAGATCAAAGGCGGCGGGACGGAGATTTGGCGTCTTGACGCCGTGGGGCACGTCCAGGTTACGACTCCCGGCGAAACCGCCTATGGCGGGCATGCCGTCTACGATGTCGATAACGCCGTTCTGGTGCTTTCCGAAGGCAATCCGGTGCGCCTGCTGACGGCGACGACGGAGATCACCGCCCGCAAGCAGATCGAGTACTGGGATAAAAAGCAGGTTGCGGTGGCGCGCGGGAGCGCCCAAGTCATTCAGGACGCCAAAAAGCTCTCGGGGGACGTCATCACCGCGCGAATCCGCAAAAATGCCCAGGGAAAAACTGAAATCTGGCAGGTCGAGGCCTTTGACAACGTCGTCATTCACACCCAGCAGGATGTGGTCACTGCGGCGCGCGGGGTTTATAATCTGACCAGCGGGGTTGCTCGGCTTAGCGGATCGGTTACAATTACGCGTGGTCCCAATCGTTTGAACGGGTGTCGCGCCGACGTTAACCTCAAAACCGGTATTAGCACATTGCTCAGTTGTCCCGGCGCACCCGCGAAAGCACCGGCCCCGGGGGGGATGGGGAACGGGCAAGGCGGGCGGCGAGGCGCGCAGAGCCAGGGCCCGTCGGGGGAGCGTGTCCATGGCGTTTTGATACCGAATTCTAAATTGAAAACCAAGCCCCAAGGCAAGTGA
- a CDS encoding ribonuclease D: protein MQTPQIHIHQGDLPDGLDFGASVAVDSETLGLLPHRDRLCVVQLSAGDGVCHLVQFAKGGYDAPNLKALFADPSVTKIFHYARFDIAVIKKYLGVACAPIYCTKVASRLTRTYTDKHGLKELCRELIGVEISKEQQSSDWASETLSPEQQVYAATDVLYLHRLRDILEYRLAREGRTEFARACFAFLPTRADLDLGGWADCDIFAH from the coding sequence ATGCAGACACCGCAAATTCATATTCACCAGGGAGATCTGCCCGACGGATTGGATTTTGGCGCAAGCGTCGCCGTCGATTCGGAAACCCTCGGCCTTCTTCCCCACCGCGATCGTTTGTGTGTCGTGCAGTTGTCCGCCGGTGACGGCGTGTGCCATCTGGTGCAGTTCGCCAAGGGGGGGTACGACGCCCCCAATCTCAAGGCTCTGTTCGCCGACCCTTCGGTAACCAAAATTTTTCACTATGCCCGTTTCGACATCGCGGTGATCAAGAAATATCTCGGCGTCGCCTGTGCGCCGATCTATTGCACCAAGGTCGCCTCGCGGTTGACCCGCACCTACACCGATAAACACGGCTTGAAGGAGTTGTGCCGGGAATTGATCGGGGTTGAAATTTCCAAGGAACAGCAATCCTCGGATTGGGCCAGCGAAACCCTAAGCCCCGAACAGCAGGTTTATGCGGCGACGGATGTCCTTTACCTCCATCGTTTGCGCGACATTCTCGAATACCGTTTGGCGCGTGAGGGACGAACCGAGTTCGCGCGGGCGTGCTTCGCCTTTTTGCCCACGCGCGCCGATCTCGATCTTGGCGGTTGGGCGGACTGTGATATTTTCGCGCACTGA
- a CDS encoding KpsF/GutQ family sugar-phosphate isomerase yields the protein MKSIYAAPETRAPRTGDAQAIAAGKRVLEIEAAGVTALGRALDGAFAQAIDLLERTRGRVIITGMGKSGHIGRKIAATLASTGAPSQFVHPGEASHGDLGMIQDGDAIIALSNSGETSELSDVVAYAKRYGHPLIAMTGRAGSTLSEAADVALVIPASPEACAIGLAPTTSTTVMLALGDALAVALMERKGFSADDFYNFHPGGKLGNRLLKVEDLMHVGMRVPLLTEDTLMADVLIDMSAKGFGAVGVIDAGGRLKGVITDGDLRRNMSPQLVGLSAREVMTPGGVTARPKMLASEALAVMNARNITALFVEDDNRPVGIVHIHDCLRAGLA from the coding sequence ATGAAGAGCATATACGCAGCCCCTGAAACCCGTGCGCCCCGGACCGGCGATGCGCAAGCCATTGCGGCGGGCAAGCGGGTGCTCGAGATCGAGGCCGCGGGCGTCACGGCCCTCGGCCGGGCCCTTGATGGGGCGTTCGCCCAGGCGATCGACCTGCTTGAACGCACCCGGGGGCGCGTGATCATCACCGGGATGGGGAAAAGCGGCCATATCGGCCGTAAGATCGCGGCGACGCTGGCGTCGACGGGCGCGCCGTCACAGTTTGTTCACCCCGGCGAGGCGAGCCACGGCGATCTTGGCATGATCCAAGACGGCGATGCGATTATAGCTTTGTCCAATTCGGGTGAAACGTCGGAACTTTCCGATGTCGTCGCCTATGCCAAACGTTATGGGCACCCCTTGATCGCGATGACCGGGAGGGCCGGCAGCACCCTTAGCGAGGCCGCCGATGTCGCTCTGGTCATTCCCGCCAGCCCCGAGGCGTGCGCCATTGGGCTGGCGCCGACCACATCGACGACGGTGATGTTGGCGCTGGGCGATGCGCTGGCGGTGGCGTTGATGGAACGCAAGGGGTTTTCCGCCGACGATTTTTACAATTTTCACCCCGGCGGCAAATTGGGCAATCGGCTTTTGAAGGTCGAGGATCTGATGCACGTCGGCATGCGGGTGCCTTTGCTGACCGAGGATACTTTGATGGCCGACGTCCTTATCGATATGTCGGCCAAGGGATTTGGCGCGGTCGGCGTGATCGACGCGGGGGGACGCCTTAAGGGCGTGATTACCGACGGCGATCTCAGGCGCAACATGAGCCCACAGTTGGTCGGTCTCAGCGCCCGCGAGGTGATGACCCCGGGAGGCGTCACCGCGCGCCCCAAGATGTTGGCGAGCGAGGCCCTGGCGGTGATGAACGCGCGCAACATCACGGCCTTGTTCGTCGAGGATGATAACCGTCCCGTCGGAATTGTGCATATTCACGACTGTTTGCGCGCGGGTTTGGCGTGA